One Paenisporosarcina sp. FSL H8-0542 genomic region harbors:
- a CDS encoding zinc-ribbon domain-containing protein: MIVIIIIKGFKGEGILKNTRGFIAKERPELIEEWHLIENKDNTPYNVRCGSDKIIRWRCKVCGYIWDSQAKNRAIKNTGCPKCNERYNVGFPELAIFFYLKKIFKDAELNFPIKAIGKYKCVDVYIPTLNLIVEYDGGHTHRHKLEIDKDKSKLIIERGFDLIRIRDNGLSPLNIDGVQEYLYERTSNKTIGVMIMHLLEIIDNSYDGFNIEINKLKTKINLDLDNIPILAQIPPIIEKDNLLRNCPEIETIWDYNKNHPLRPEHFKQYSNHKAWFICEKEHSTLAQIGSKAQGHGCIVCTGQVATEEYNLKLLFPDISREWNMELNENTTPDAYLPYSNQVVYWTCPKCNSNYDKMINERTGNGEGCPYCAGKRINETNCLFTTHPSLANEWDYNKNGELTPKNVTKGSHNKVWWVCERNHSYLAYVYSRVDGRGCPTCYELYGRYKPKKAKMDKSLVVNKPEVAKQWHPTKNETISPDEVGAYARKEYWWLCDNGHEFLKSPNSRQSSKCPYC; this comes from the coding sequence ATGATAGTGATTATAATTATCAAAGGATTTAAGGGAGAAGGAATTTTGAAAAACACCAGAGGATTTATCGCAAAAGAACGCCCAGAATTAATAGAAGAGTGGCATCTAATAGAAAACAAAGATAACACTCCATACAATGTAAGGTGTGGCTCTGATAAAATAATTAGATGGCGTTGTAAAGTGTGCGGGTACATATGGGATAGTCAAGCTAAAAATAGAGCGATTAAAAATACGGGCTGCCCAAAATGCAATGAACGCTATAATGTTGGATTCCCTGAACTTGCTATATTTTTTTACTTAAAAAAAATTTTCAAAGACGCAGAATTGAACTTTCCTATTAAAGCGATAGGTAAATACAAATGCGTAGATGTTTATATACCTACTCTTAATCTCATAGTTGAGTATGACGGAGGCCATACCCATAGGCATAAGTTAGAAATCGATAAAGATAAAAGCAAACTCATAATTGAAAGAGGATTTGATCTAATACGAATCAGAGACAATGGTTTATCACCGCTAAATATTGATGGAGTACAAGAGTATTTATACGAGAGAACTTCCAACAAAACAATCGGTGTAATGATTATGCATCTGTTAGAGATAATTGATAATAGTTATGACGGTTTTAATATAGAAATCAATAAACTAAAAACAAAGATCAACCTAGACCTTGATAATATTCCAATTCTTGCTCAAATTCCACCGATAATTGAAAAAGATAATCTCTTAAGGAATTGTCCGGAAATCGAAACAATATGGGATTATAACAAAAATCATCCGCTAAGGCCTGAACACTTTAAACAATATTCTAACCATAAGGCTTGGTTTATCTGTGAGAAAGAGCATTCAACATTAGCTCAAATTGGTAGTAAAGCACAAGGTCATGGTTGTATAGTTTGTACGGGTCAAGTTGCAACAGAAGAGTATAACTTGAAATTATTATTTCCTGACATTTCAAGAGAGTGGAACATGGAGTTAAATGAGAATACAACACCTGATGCTTACTTGCCCTATTCTAATCAAGTAGTCTATTGGACTTGTCCCAAATGTAATTCAAATTACGACAAGATGATAAATGAACGAACAGGTAATGGAGAGGGTTGTCCCTATTGTGCAGGTAAAAGGATAAATGAAACAAATTGTCTTTTTACTACACATCCTTCTCTGGCAAACGAATGGGATTACAATAAAAATGGAGAACTAACTCCAAAGAATGTGACAAAAGGATCGCATAATAAAGTTTGGTGGGTTTGTGAAAGGAATCATAGTTATCTTGCTTATGTATATAGCCGCGTAGACGGACGAGGATGTCCCACTTGCTATGAGCTTTACGGCCGCTATAAGCCTAAAAAAGCAAAAATGGATAAATCATTGGTAGTAAATAAACCTGAAGTAGCTAAACAATGGCATCCAACAAAAAATGAAACTATTAGCCCAGATGAAGTAGGTGCTTACGCAAGAAAAGAATATTGGTGGCTATGTGATAATGGACATGAATTCTTAAAAAGCCCTAATAGCAGACAGAGTAGTAAGTGTCCCTATTGTTAA